In Glycine max cultivar Williams 82 chromosome 7, Glycine_max_v4.0, whole genome shotgun sequence, a single window of DNA contains:
- the LOC100797503 gene encoding pre-mRNA-splicing factor SLU7-A — protein MATASVAFKSREDHRKQIELEEARKAGLAPAELDEDGKEINPHIPQYMSSAPWYLNAERPSLKHQRKWKSDPNYTKSWYDRGAKIFQADKYRKGACENCGAMTHDSKSCMERPRRVGAKWTNKHIAPDEKIETFELDYDGKRDRWNGYDASTYARVIERYEARDEARKKYLKEQQLKKLEKSNQNGEDAASDGDEEEEEDEDEDDLRVDEAKVDESKQMDFAKVEKRVRTTGGGSTGTVRNLRIREDTAKYLLNLDVNSAHYDPKTRSMREDPLPDADPNEKFYLGDNQYRNSGQALEFKELNIHAWEAFDKGQDVHMQAAPSQAELLYKNFKVMKEKLKYQTKETIIEKYGNAADEDKLPRELLLGQSERQVEYDRAGRIIKGQEAALPRSKYEEDVYINNHTTVWGSWWKDHQWGYKCCKQTIRNSYCTGAAGIEAAEAASDLMKANIARKEAATDDPAPVEEKKLATWGTDVPDDLVLDEKLLAESLKKEEQRKREEKDERKRKYNVRWNDEVTAEDMEAYRMKKVHHDDPMKDFLH, from the exons ATGGCCACCGCTTCAG TGGCATTTAAGTCCAGGGAGGACCACCGCAAGCAGATTGAGTTGGAGGAGGCGCGTAAAGCGGGGCTTGCGCCAGCTGAACTCGATGAAGATGGAAAGGAAATCAATCCTCACATTCCCCAGTATATGTCCTCTGCTCCTTGGTATCTTAATGCTGAGAGACCT AGTTTGAAACATCAAAGGAAATGGAAATCTGACCCCAATTACACCAAATCATGGTACGATAGAGGTGCTAAAATCTTTCAGGCAGACAAGTATCGGAAAGGTGCTTGTGAGAA CTGTGGAGCTATGACACATGATTCTAAGTCATGCATGGAAAGACCACGGAGAGTGGGAGCAAAATGGACAAACAAACACATTGCTCCTGATGAAAAGATAGAAACTTTTGAGCTTGACTATGATGGAAAACGGGACAGATGGAATGGCTATGATGCATCAACGTATGCTCGAGTCATTGAGAGGTATGAAGCTAGAGATGAAGCTCGAAAGAAGTACCTGAAAGAACAGCAGCTGAAGAAACTGGAGAAGAGCAACCAAAATGGTGAGGATGCTGCAAGTGATGGGgatgaagaggaagaggaagatgaagatgaagatgatttAAGGGTAGATGAGGCAAAGGTTGATGAGAGCAAACAAATGGACTTTGCAAAGGTTGAGAAGCGTGTGCGTACAACAGGTGGTGGGAGTACAGGAACTGTGAg GAATCTACGTATTCGAGAGGATACTGCAAAATATCTTCTTAATCTTGATGTCAATTCTGCACACTATGATCCCAAGACCAGATCCATGCGTGAGGATCCACTTCCAGATGCAGATCCAAAtgaaaagttttatttg GGTGATAACCAATATAGAAATAGTGGGCAAGCTTTAGAATTCAAGGAACTAAACATCCATGCTTGGGAAGCCTTTGACAAGGGACAAGATGTTCACATGCAAGCAGCTCCATCCCAAGCTGAATTACTCTATAAGAATTTCAAGGTCATGAAGGAGAAGTTAAAGTATCAAACAAAGGAAACCATTATTGAGAAGTATGGCAATGCAGCCGATGAGGACaaacttccaagagaacttctGCTGGGCCAAAGTGAAAGGCAAGTTGAGTATGATCGTGCAGGTAGAATTATTAAGGGCCAG GAAGCAGCTCTCCCCAGGAGCAAGTATGAAGAAGATGTTTACATTAACAACCACACGACTGTTTGGGGCTCATGGTGGAAGGATCATCAATGGGGCTATAAGTGCTGCAAGCAGACAATACGCAATAGCTATTGCACTGGTGCTGCTGGTATTGAGGCTGCTGAGGCTGCAAGTGATCTTATGAAAGCTAATATTGCCCGTAAGGAGGCTGCTACAG ATGATCCTGCACCTGTGGAGGAGAAAAAGCTTGCTACATGGGGTACTGATGTCCCCGATGATCTAGTTCTAGATGAAAAATTGCTTGCTGAATCACTCAAGAAG GAGGaacaaagaaagagagaagagaaagatgagagGAAACGCAAATATAATGTTAGATGGAACGATGAGGTTACTGCAGAGGACATGGAGGCATACAGGATGAAGAAAGTACATCATGATGATCCAATGAAGGATTTTCTGCACTGA
- the LOC100798036 gene encoding uncharacterized protein LOC100798036 has translation MASMTMLQTMIPKNAPNLPPRVGASSNNTTKISFGGSGRVLWTGIQRNRNNRSSSIVVAAVGDVSSDGTAYLVAGAIAVALVGTAFPIFFSRKDTCPECDGAGFVRKANVTLRANAARKDQTQIVCARCNGLGKLNQIDK, from the exons ATGGCATCCATGACTATGCTTCAGACCATGATTCCTAAGAATGCACCGAACCTCCCTCCTCGTGTTGGTGCTTCTTCCAACAACACTACTAAGATCTCATTTGGTGGCTCAGGTAGGGTACTGTGGACCGGGATTCAGAGGAACAGGAATAATAGGTCTTCTTCGATTGTAGTTGCTGCAGTTGGAGATGTTTCATCTGATGGCACTGCGTACCTTGTTGCTGGTGCCATTGCTGTGGCTCTAGTTGGAACGGCCTTCCCCATCTTCTTCTCTCGCAAAGACAC ATGCCCTGAATGTGATGGAGCAGGGTTTGTGCGGAAGGCTAATGTGACATTGAGAGCAAATGCAGCACGAAAGGATCAAACCCAAATCGTTTGTGCTCGCTGCAATGGTTTGGGCAAACTTAACCAAATTGACAAATAG
- the LOC100798563 gene encoding E3 ubiquitin-protein ligase RDUF1, producing MASLGSPSSFWCYRCNRIVRVPQNHAVLLCPDCNSGFLEELQTPPHSRRSTRGGGGSPFNPVIVLRNANDVVSPETRNFELYYNDAVSGSSGPSSLRPLPQGVSEFLMGSGFDNVLDQLDAAAGGAGALPPTAASKAAIESMPVVKILASHTYAESHCAVCMENFEINCDAREMPCGHVYHSECIVPWLSVRNSCPVCRHEVPSDEVEESNNNTVGLTIWRLPGGGFAVGRFIGGRELPLVYTEMDGGFNGANGVPRRVAWDSSVGRSRENRGFGAAFRNVFSYIGRVRSSFSRRTRNSRANGRSRS from the coding sequence ATGGCATCACTGGGATCTCCGTCTTCTTTCTGGTGCTACCGCTGCAACCGCATAGTTAGGGTTCCACAAAACCACGCCGTTCTCCTCTGCCCCGATTGCAACTCCGGCTTCCTCGAAGAGCTCCAAACCCCTCCCCACTCGCGCCGATCCACGCGCGGCGGCGGTGGGTCCCCCTTCAACCCGGTAATCGTCCTGCGCAACGCAAACGACGTCGTCTCGCCCGAAACGCGGAACTTCGAACTCTACTACAACGACGCCGTTTCAGGTTCCTCCGGCCCAAGCAGTCTCCGTCCTTTACCACAGGGAGTATCCGAGTTCCTCATGGGCTCCGGCTTCGACAATGTACTCGACCAGCTCGACGCCGCCGCGGGGGGCGCCGGAGCACTGCCCCCCACGGCAGCGTCGAAAGCGGCGATCGAGTCGATGCCGGTGGTTAAGATCCTCGCGAGCCACACCTACGCGGAATCGCACTGCGCGGTCTGCATGGAGAATTTCGAGATCAACTGCGACGCACGTGAGATGCCGTGCGGTCACGTGTACCATTCCGAGTGCATCGTGCCGTGGCTCTCGGTGAGAAACTCGTGCCCCGTGTGCCGCCACGAGGTTCCTTCGGATGAAGTTGAAGAAAGTAATAACAATACTGTGGGGTTGACTATTTGGAGACTTCCTGGGGGAGGATTCGCTGTGGGCAGGTTCATCGGAGGGAGGGAGCTCCCACTGGTGTATACGGAGATGGACGGCGGGTTTAACGGCGCTAACGGCGTTCCAAGGAGAGTCGCTTGGGATAGCTCCGTTGGGAGGTCTAGGGAGAATAGAGGCTTCGGTGCTGCTTTCAGGAATGTTTTTTCGTATATCGGGAGGGTTAGGAGCTCGTTTTCTCGCCGAACGAGAAATTCGCGTGCCAACGGAAGATCTCGTTCTTAA